From a region of the Corallococcus coralloides DSM 2259 genome:
- a CDS encoding aldo/keto reductase, translating to MAAGAAAKRKLGATGLEVFPLCLGGNVFGWTADEATSFAVLDAFVEGGGNFVDTADVYSRWIPGHVGGESETVLGKWIASRKAKDRLVIATKVGAETALGKGLTREHIEKSVDASLRRLGVERIDLYYAHYDDPNTPFEETLRAFDALVKAGKVKALGLSNHTAERAQEALDTQKRLGLARYQVIQPEYNLVERPKFEGALQQVSEKEALAVAPYFGLAAGFLTGKYQEGQLAPATPRAGNVLKKYGNAKGWGVVAALKKVAERRGATPSQVALAWLTTRPTVVAPIASATSVPQLKELLGAFSLKLEADDLRELDSASAA from the coding sequence ATGGCGGCAGGAGCAGCGGCGAAGCGGAAGCTGGGAGCGACGGGCCTGGAGGTGTTCCCGCTGTGTCTGGGCGGGAACGTCTTCGGCTGGACGGCGGACGAGGCGACCTCGTTCGCCGTGCTCGATGCGTTCGTGGAAGGCGGCGGCAACTTCGTGGACACCGCGGACGTGTACTCGCGGTGGATCCCCGGCCACGTGGGCGGTGAGTCGGAGACGGTGCTGGGCAAGTGGATCGCCTCGCGCAAGGCGAAGGACCGCCTGGTGATTGCCACGAAGGTCGGCGCGGAGACGGCGCTGGGCAAGGGCCTCACGCGCGAGCACATCGAGAAGAGCGTGGACGCGTCCCTGCGCCGCCTGGGCGTGGAGCGCATCGACCTGTACTACGCGCACTACGACGACCCGAACACGCCCTTCGAGGAGACGCTCCGCGCCTTCGACGCGCTGGTGAAGGCGGGCAAGGTGAAGGCGCTGGGCCTGAGCAACCACACCGCGGAGCGCGCGCAGGAGGCCCTGGACACGCAGAAGCGGCTGGGGCTCGCGCGCTACCAGGTGATTCAACCGGAGTACAACCTGGTGGAGCGCCCGAAGTTCGAGGGCGCGCTCCAGCAGGTGAGTGAGAAGGAGGCCCTGGCCGTGGCGCCCTACTTCGGGCTCGCCGCGGGCTTCCTCACCGGCAAGTACCAGGAGGGGCAGCTGGCGCCGGCGACACCGCGCGCGGGCAACGTGCTCAAGAAGTACGGCAACGCGAAGGGCTGGGGCGTCGTCGCCGCGCTGAAGAAGGTGGCGGAGCGCCGGGGGGCCACGCCGTCGCAGGTGGCGCTCGCGTGGCTTACGACGCGGCCCACGGTGGTGGCGCCCATCGCCAGCGCCACGTCCGTGCCGCAGCTGAAGGAGCTGCTCGGGGCCTTCTCCCTGAAGCTGGAAGCGGACGACCTGCGCGAGCTGGACAGCGCGTCGGCGGCGTAG
- a CDS encoding PilZ domain-containing protein, translating to MTLQMTSPIDRRAFPRIHAPLYSRPARMKVGDKKQVLDVSLGGARIYSDDPQDVGSRLDLELFLPDGSSVECEARIVWAIKLPKDAVARFEVGLSFIDVPEPILARLKTVLVADEG from the coding sequence GTGACACTCCAGATGACCTCTCCCATTGATCGCCGCGCTTTTCCTCGCATCCACGCGCCCCTCTATTCGCGCCCCGCGCGCATGAAGGTGGGCGACAAGAAGCAGGTGCTCGACGTCAGCCTCGGGGGCGCGCGCATCTACTCGGATGATCCGCAGGACGTGGGCTCGCGCCTGGATCTGGAGTTGTTCCTCCCGGACGGCAGCTCGGTGGAATGTGAGGCGCGCATCGTCTGGGCCATCAAGTTACCCAAGGACGCCGTGGCCCGCTTCGAGGTGGGCCTGTCCTTCATCGACGTGCCAGAGCCCATCCTGGCACGTCTGAAGACCGTCCTCGTCGCGGACGAAGGCTGA
- a CDS encoding heme oxygenase (biliverdin-producing), giving the protein MSTVRGMIRWGGLERSARDKRLPSASTAPSGLPSTQRLSLRLEEGTGIARRQAEQSTFLEALFQGSWNGGVYGQFVRARHYVNHLRQLHVVYEALESVLPGLKDGPLTRVLRLPELRRASALLADLDWFCGDTRTKPFACAETRLHAERIREVAVEAPHLLIAHAWARCVQDLYTAPQRSELIARAFELENGRGTAFYNAVSAAELLAFQSRLVARLDEVPLTEGEAQEVVQEARLAFRIQALICDELARDAPELEGLGGTPG; this is encoded by the coding sequence GTGAGCACCGTCCGGGGGATGATCCGCTGGGGCGGCCTCGAGCGCTCGGCGAGGGACAAGCGCCTGCCCTCCGCGTCCACGGCCCCCTCGGGCCTGCCGTCCACGCAGCGGCTGTCGCTGCGGCTGGAGGAGGGGACGGGCATCGCTCGGCGCCAGGCGGAGCAGTCCACCTTCCTGGAGGCGCTCTTCCAGGGCTCGTGGAACGGTGGCGTCTATGGCCAGTTCGTGCGGGCGCGCCACTACGTGAACCACCTGCGCCAGCTGCACGTCGTCTACGAGGCGCTGGAGTCCGTGCTGCCGGGGCTGAAGGACGGCCCGCTCACGCGCGTGCTGCGGCTGCCGGAGCTGCGGCGGGCCTCCGCGCTGCTGGCGGACCTGGACTGGTTCTGCGGCGACACGCGCACGAAGCCCTTCGCCTGCGCGGAGACGCGGCTGCACGCCGAGCGGATCCGCGAGGTGGCGGTGGAGGCCCCGCACCTGCTCATCGCCCATGCCTGGGCCCGCTGCGTCCAGGACCTCTACACCGCGCCCCAGCGCTCGGAGCTCATCGCGCGGGCGTTCGAGCTGGAGAACGGCCGGGGCACGGCCTTCTACAACGCGGTGTCCGCCGCGGAGCTGCTCGCCTTCCAGAGCCGGCTCGTGGCCCGGCTGGACGAGGTGCCGCTGACGGAGGGCGAGGCCCAGGAGGTGGTGCAGGAGGCGCGGCTGGCCTTCCGCATCCAGGCCCTCATCTGCGACGAGCTGGCCCGGGACGCACCGGAGCTCGAGGGCCTCGGCGGTACGCCCGGGTAG